A window of Panicum virgatum strain AP13 chromosome 8K, P.virgatum_v5, whole genome shotgun sequence contains these coding sequences:
- the LOC120644310 gene encoding nod factor hydrolase protein 1-like: MARPRRVSLTISLISLVEFLSLASASTLQQLCADGGGGPAAGVRAGYWSQTSSRYSPVSSIDASLFTHLYYSSVSIDEASYAVVPLPADEAPLLAAFSSTVKSGSPSVKTMLSIGTDEYRVDVSNAAFSRMASDRSLRGVSINSSVELARANGFDGLDLSWIFPATQLDMENLGVLLAEWRAKITEESATNSLSEPLLLTATLYFSNHLFDMPDSNLNYPIDDISSNLDWANILTFGFNGGSNVTTVDAPLYDVTSHFSVSYGVISWLDAGVPPCKLVMGIPLFGRSWFLRNKAKNGIGSPTAAAGTKQRKSNQTGIIAYAEVQEYMDSATTVVTYDSQSVAEYFYNGDLWVSFDSSQVVQRKLEFAARSQLLGYFLWTVGFGDSNSTISKQATESWHQYAQDGFGTMHAGGSNQYVAFNSSSVSSGGWYWKILSYLLSSVLLLVTLSHSGY; the protein is encoded by the exons atggcgcggccacggcgtgtCAGTCTCACCATATCCCTCATCTCCCTCGTCGAATTCCTGTCACTTGCTTCTGCGTCAACGTTGCAGCAGCTATGcgccgatggcggcggcgggcctgcgGCTGGAGTGAGAGCCGGCTACTGGTCGCAGACCTCGAGCCGCTACTCCCCGGTCAGTAGCATCGACGCCTCCTTGTTCACTCACCTCTACTACAGCTCGGTGTCCATTGACGAGGCGAGCTACGCCGTAGTGCCTCTGCCGGCCGACGAGGCCCCGCTGCTCGCCGCCTTCTCCAGCACCGTCAAGTCCGGGAGCCCGTCCGTCAAGACCATGCTGTCCATCGGCACGGATGAGTACCGGGTGGACGTGTCCAACGCCGCCTTCTCCAGGATGGCTTCGGACAGGAGCCTCCGGGGAGTGTCCATCAACTCCTCGGTGGAACTGGCTCGAGCCAACGGCTTCGACGGCCTCGACTTGTCGTGGATTTTCCCGGCCACGCAGTTGGACATGGAGAACCTCGGGGTCCTGCTCGCGGAATGGCGGGCGAAGATCACCGAGGAATCCGCCACGAACTCCCTGTCCGAGCCCCTTCTCCTGACAGCAACGCTGTATTTCTCCAACCACCTGTTCGACATGCCTGACAGCAACCTCAACTACCCGATCGATGACATCTCGAGCAACCTCGACTGGGCGAACATTCTCACCTTCGGCTTCAATGGAGGCAGCAACGTCACCACGGTCGACGCGCCTCTCTACGACGTGACCTCGCACTTCTCGGTGAGCTACGGGGTCATCTCATGGCTGGATGCTGGAGTCCCTCCGTGCAAGCTGGTGATGGGGATACCTCTGTTCGGGAGGTCCTGGTTCCTCAGAAACAAGGCCAAGAACGGGATAGGATCGCCGACGGCAGCTGCTGGAACGAAGCAGAGGAAGAGCAACCAGACCGGGATAATCGCGTATGCAGAGGTCCAAGAGTACATGGATTCTGCAACCACCGTTGTTACCTACGACAGCCAGTCAGTGGCAGAGTATTTCTACAATGGTGACCTCTGGGTCAGCTTCGACAGCTCGCAGGTGGTGCAGAGGAAGCTGGAGTTTGCAGCCAGGTCTCAGTTACTTGGGTACTTCCTCTGGACAGTTGGCTTCGGCGATTCAAACAGCACAATATCAAAGCAAG CTACCGAATCATGGCACCAATATGCCCAGGATGGTTTTGGAACCATGCACGCAGGAGGTTCGAACCAGTATGTTGCATTTAATTCATCTTCAGTATCATCTGGCGGATGGTATTGGAAAATTCTTAGCTATTTGTTGTCCTCTGTACTACTATTGGTGACTCTATCTCATTCAGGATATTAG